The Salvelinus sp. IW2-2015 linkage group LG31, ASM291031v2, whole genome shotgun sequence genome window below encodes:
- the LOC139023340 gene encoding glutamate receptor ionotropic, NMDA 2D-like, translating to MAAKPALSLLLAVLACTGPARSSPPLLLRPRERERDLGVVNIAVVHSGYSLLPETAAAGGMGATSGPGGPQGRGASSSLAMVAASAPLASASAVLVGGSVMTQYGPANVIYLTVNESSPASLLLQLCELLATTPLQGLVFEEERPPPPDQAPLAPMLEFVSAQTGVPVVAVGGGAGLGREPQESGSIYLQFTCSTAMQLDVVFEVLEEFDWTSFSVVATRHHGYEDFLAMVEALTDGSFIGWEKKGVVMLNVTDDPGGTRASRLLKENEAQVRLLYCSRRRRR from the exons ATGGCAGCCAAGCCCGCCCTCTCCCTCCTGTTGGCCGTGTTGGCCTGCACGGGGCCCGcccgctcctcccctcccctcttgctCCGCCCccgggagcgagagagggacttGGGTGTAGTCAACATCGCTGTGGTCCACTCGGGCTACTCCCTGCTCCCGGAGACGGCCGCTGCTGGGGGAATGGGCGCCACGAGCGGGCCGGGGGGTCCTCAGGGGAGGGGGGCCTCGTCGTCATTGGCTATGGTGGCGGCGTCTGCGCCGCTGGCGTCTGCGTCAGCGGTTCTGGTGGGCGGTAGCGTGATGACGCAGTATGGCCCGGCCAACGTGATCTATCTGACGGTGAACGAGAGCAGCCCGGCGAGCCTTCTGCTGCAGCTGTGTGAGCTGCTGGCCACTACGCCGCTCCAGGGGCTGGTGTTCGAGGAGGAGAGGCCCCCGCCACCCGACCAGGCTCCCCTGGCCCCCATGCTGGAGTTTGTCTCGGCCCAGACCGGAGTGCCCGTTGTGGCCGTGGGAGGAGGGGCCGGACTGGGCAGGGAGCCACAG GAAAGCGGCTCCATCTACCTCCAGTTCACCTGCTCTACAGCCATGCAGCTGGACGTGGTCTTTGAGGTGCTGGAAGAGTTCGACTGGACCTCCTTCTCCGTGGTGGCCACGCGTCACCACGGCTACGAGGACTTCCTGGCCATGGTGGAGGCACTGACGGACGGATCCTTCATCGGCTGGGAGAAGAAGGGAGTGGTCATGCTCAACGTCACCGACGACCCGGGAGGGACGCGCGCGAGCAGGCTGCTCAAGGAGAACGAGGCGCAG GTGCGTCTCCTCTACTGCTCCCGGAGGAGGCGGCGCTGA
- the LOC111956049 gene encoding leucine zipper transcription factor-like protein 1, translating into MAEFGFNEHHQNEAINYMRFARSKRIIRLKTIDSCFEDLKDSRLVEETFTVDEVRDMLDGLQLVVRGEVETELINTAHTNVLLLRQLFSQAEKFYLRLQTDISELENRELLEQVAEFENTEFKNPNKTNQEISTPKLAPLNEGGVSELLNKEISRLQEENNKLKGRLRTLETQAMGALDEKTRAERALKDLQKVKGEQQMTTRSQEITSLEDTVAALQEDYQKSLSVNAASQRDLQDNLVSAKHDLLRVQEQLSLAEKELDRKFQQTSAYRNMKEILTKKNEQIKDIRKRLSKYESDE; encoded by the exons ATGGCTGAGTTTGGTTTCAATGAACACCATCAGAATGAGGCCATCAACTACATGCGCTTTGCACGCTCCAAGAGGATCATCAGACTCAAGACCATTGACTCCTGCTTCGAGGACCTTAAAGACAGCAG GCTAGTGGAGGAGACATTCACAGTGGACGAGGTGCGGGACATGCTGGATGGGCTGCAGCTGGTTGTGCGAGGGGAGGTCGAGACAGAGCTCATCAACACGGCCCACACCAACGTGCTGCTGCTTCGGCAGCTCTTCTCCCAGGCTGAAAAGTTCTACCTCCGTCTGCAGACTGACATATCGGAGCTGGAGAACAGAGAGTTGTTAGAGCAAGTGGCTGAGTTTGAGAATACTGAGTTTAAAAACCCAAATAAGACTAACCAAGAAATTAGCACGCCCAAGTTAGCACCGCTGAATGAAGGTGGGGTATCTGAACTTCTCAACAAGGAGATATCAAGGCTACAAGAGGAAAATAATAAGCTCAAAGGCAGGCTCCGGACTTTGGAAACCCAGGCCATGGGTGCGTTGGATGAGAAGACCAGGGCGGAGAGGGCTCTCAAAGACTTGCAGAAGGTCAAGGGGGAACAGCAAATGACCACCCGTTCTCAGGAGATCACTAGTCTGGAGGACACGGTGGCAGCACTGCAGGAAGACTACCAGAAGTCCCTGAGTGTCAACGCTGCCTCCCAAAGAGACCTGCAGGACAACCTGGTGTCTGCCAAACATGACCTGCTCAGGGTACAGGAACAACTGTCCCTGGCAGAGAAGGAGCTGGACCGGAAGTTCCAACAGACTTCTGCCTACCGCAACATGAAGGAGATCCTCACCAAGAAAAATGAGCAGATCAAGGACATCAGGAAACGGCTTTCAAAATACGAGTCTGATGAATGA